The Thomasclavelia ramosa DSM 1402 genome includes a region encoding these proteins:
- a CDS encoding glycoside hydrolase family 1 protein, giving the protein MYFKDSKGFPSDFLWGSASAAYQVEGAWDSDGKGVSNWDKFVRIPGKTFKGTTGDKAVDHYNRYKEDVALMAEMGLKTYRFSIAWTRIYPNGNGEVNEAGLQFYDNLINECLKYGIEPMVTVYHWDMPQALEEQYHGWENRQIVDDYVNYATTLFKRYGDRVKYWITMNEQNIFTSFGWLEGMHPPGKVDDMKMFYQVNHHANMAHAKSVIALKELWPEAKVGASFAYSPSYAIDNKPENAMAKADYDDLKNYYWMDVYAYGRYPRAALAYLEANGVAPVFEEGDNAIMKEAAQLVDFMGVNYYQTTTVEFNDIDGVGTSHEMNTTGKKGTAKVQGVPGLYKNPQNANLPTTDWDWTIDPMGIRMCCREITSRYDLPIVISENGLGAFDKLEDGEVHDPYRIAYLKAHIEELKKACDDGCRVLAYCTWSYTDLLSWLNGYQKRYGFVYVDREEDENSGTLNRYKKDSYYWYKKVIETNGEEL; this is encoded by the coding sequence ATGTATTTTAAAGACAGTAAAGGCTTTCCAAGTGACTTTCTTTGGGGCAGTGCGTCGGCAGCCTATCAAGTAGAAGGCGCTTGGGATAGTGATGGTAAGGGAGTTTCCAACTGGGATAAATTTGTACGTATCCCTGGGAAAACTTTCAAAGGAACAACAGGTGATAAAGCTGTAGACCATTATAATCGTTATAAAGAAGATGTTGCTTTAATGGCAGAAATGGGTCTAAAAACTTATCGTTTTTCAATTGCCTGGACAAGAATTTATCCAAATGGAAACGGTGAGGTTAATGAAGCTGGTTTACAATTCTATGATAATTTAATTAATGAATGTTTAAAATATGGAATTGAGCCAATGGTTACGGTATATCACTGGGATATGCCTCAAGCTTTAGAGGAGCAATATCATGGTTGGGAAAATCGTCAAATTGTTGATGATTATGTAAACTATGCAACTACTTTATTTAAACGATATGGTGATCGTGTTAAATACTGGATCACCATGAATGAACAGAATATCTTTACTAGCTTTGGCTGGTTAGAAGGAATGCATCCCCCAGGGAAAGTAGATGATATGAAAATGTTCTATCAAGTTAATCATCATGCAAATATGGCACATGCTAAAAGTGTAATTGCATTAAAAGAATTATGGCCAGAAGCGAAAGTTGGAGCAAGTTTTGCTTATAGTCCATCTTATGCAATTGACAATAAACCAGAAAATGCAATGGCTAAAGCAGATTATGATGATTTGAAGAATTATTATTGGATGGATGTTTATGCTTATGGGCGTTATCCTCGCGCTGCTCTTGCTTATTTAGAGGCTAATGGTGTTGCCCCTGTTTTTGAAGAAGGTGACAATGCTATCATGAAAGAAGCTGCACAATTAGTTGATTTCATGGGAGTTAACTACTATCAAACAACTACAGTTGAATTTAATGATATCGATGGTGTTGGAACAAGTCATGAAATGAATACGACTGGTAAAAAAGGTACTGCTAAAGTTCAAGGTGTACCAGGACTTTATAAAAATCCTCAAAATGCTAATCTTCCAACAACTGATTGGGATTGGACAATTGATCCAATGGGAATTAGAATGTGTTGTCGTGAAATTACATCACGCTATGATTTACCAATTGTTATTAGTGAAAATGGTTTAGGAGCTTTTGATAAGTTAGAAGATGGGGAAGTACATGACCCATATCGAATTGCTTATTTAAAAGCACATATTGAGGAATTGAAGAAGGCTTGTGATGATGGATGCCGTGTTCTTGCTTATTGTACATGGTCATATACAGATTTATTAAGCTGGTTAAATGGATATCAAAAGCGTTATGGTTTTGTTTACGTTGATCGTGAAGAAGATGAAAATAGCGGTACTTTAAATCGTTATAAGAAAGATTCATACTATTGGTATAAAAAAGTAATTGAAACTAATGGTGAAGAATTATAA
- a CDS encoding AraC family transcriptional regulator — MYKYEKVEHDNELPTKLHDFYIEDNIGELIEKHWHRSIEILIPLYGSFILWINGNKVKIIAGNIYIINSQDIHAIQAIEGERIYKGYALQIKYDYLRESYHDIDKIYFQQPNQQINKLLMAKIIDIINFYESDDPYNNIRVKSHIQMLVFLLLDNLSKKRIGYLEVKDSKYKDRITKIIKYLENNYQEDLSVKMIADEFGLSEGYLSKLFKESLGATVKEYLSRVRLWHAEEQLVETDYPVIDIAIGNGFPNVKSFNQAFKRKNVITPAKYREKMRK, encoded by the coding sequence ATGTATAAATATGAAAAGGTTGAACATGATAATGAGCTGCCGACTAAATTACATGATTTTTATATCGAAGATAATATTGGAGAACTGATTGAAAAGCATTGGCATCGAAGTATTGAAATTCTGATACCATTATATGGTTCATTTATTTTATGGATAAATGGTAATAAAGTTAAAATAATAGCTGGAAATATTTATATTATTAATTCTCAAGATATTCATGCAATTCAGGCTATCGAGGGTGAGCGTATATATAAGGGCTACGCCCTACAAATAAAATATGATTATTTGAGGGAATCGTATCATGATATAGATAAAATTTATTTTCAACAGCCTAATCAACAAATCAATAAATTACTTATGGCTAAAATAATTGATATTATTAATTTTTATGAAAGTGATGATCCGTATAATAACATTCGAGTTAAAAGTCATATTCAGATGCTTGTTTTCTTATTATTAGATAATCTTAGTAAAAAAAGAATCGGGTATCTAGAGGTTAAAGATAGTAAATATAAAGATCGAATTACAAAGATTATTAAGTATTTAGAAAATAATTATCAAGAAGATCTCTCAGTTAAAATGATTGCTGATGAATTCGGATTATCAGAAGGATATCTATCTAAGTTATTTAAAGAAAGCTTAGGGGCAACAGTGAAAGAATATTTGAGTCGTGTTCGATTATGGCATGCGGAAGAACAATTAGTGGAAACAGACTATCCGGTTATTGATATTGCTATTGGCAATGGCTTTCCTAACGTGAAATCATTCAATCAAGCTTTTAAAAGAAAAAATGTGATAACTCCCGCAAAGTATCGTGAAAAGATGAGAAAATGA
- a CDS encoding MgtC/SapB family protein, which translates to MTFGSFLIGYERQNHLKVAGVRTHLIVCLAAAMIMIVSKYGFNDILSHEGIAPDPSRSAAQIISGVSFLGAGIIFVHKREITGFTAAEIWAAAAVEMAIVAGMYVIGILATILILLVQIIFHKQYRWIPTVWESWLI; encoded by the coding sequence ATGACCTTCGGGTCATTTTTAATTGGGTATGAACGTCAAAATCATCTTAAAGTAGCAGGGGTAAGAACTCATTTGATTGTCTGTTTAGCGGCTGCTATGATAATGATTGTTTCTAAATACGGTTTTAATGATATTTTAAGCCACGAAGGAATAGCACCTGACCCATCACGGAGTGCAGCACAAATTATTTCTGGAGTAAGTTTTTTAGGAGCTGGTATAATTTTTGTGCATAAACGAGAAATAACCGGTTTTACAGCAGCAGAAATTTGGGCAGCTGCGGCAGTAGAAATGGCAATTGTGGCGGGAATGTATGTGATTGGAATCTTAGCCACTATTTTAATTTTGTTAGTTCAAATTATTTTTCACAAACAATATCGTTGGATTCCCACAGTATGGGAGAGCTGGTTAATTTAG
- a CDS encoding MurR/RpiR family transcriptional regulator, with the protein MRRKENTEVDILYNLLTYINASYSQDMYYTICYQVLNNIEKIPDISINELADLCYTSPATISRFCKALKCDNFAEFKKEVQVGLKQASHEIKLHPDDLVEIHQNPVHCVDMVYDLTINSLIESKKHINIHEIDRLCDIIYDAKKLHFFGFQFNKILASDIQFKLVKLGKFSYAFADRGDDSQRIELLDEDSVAIVLSVRARLSPVGDLIKSIKNREAKVILVTLNAESEVIELADKTFVVHGKESDFTESSISGTTVMKTFFDVLYVRYGLLYPRR; encoded by the coding sequence ATGAGACGTAAAGAAAATACTGAAGTTGATATCTTGTATAATTTATTGACATATATTAATGCTTCATACAGCCAAGATATGTATTATACGATTTGTTATCAAGTATTAAATAATATTGAAAAGATTCCAGATATCTCAATCAATGAGTTAGCGGACTTATGTTATACTTCGCCTGCAACCATTTCCCGTTTTTGCAAAGCTTTAAAATGTGATAATTTTGCTGAATTTAAAAAGGAAGTACAAGTAGGATTAAAACAGGCAAGTCATGAGATTAAACTCCATCCTGATGATTTAGTAGAGATTCATCAAAATCCTGTACACTGTGTTGATATGGTCTATGATCTAACAATTAATTCATTAATTGAGAGTAAGAAACATATTAATATTCATGAGATTGATCGCCTATGTGATATTATTTATGATGCGAAAAAGTTACATTTTTTTGGTTTCCAATTTAATAAGATTTTAGCCTCAGATATTCAATTTAAATTAGTTAAGCTAGGTAAATTTTCATACGCCTTTGCTGATCGTGGTGACGATAGTCAAAGAATTGAACTTTTAGATGAGGATAGTGTGGCTATTGTACTTTCAGTTCGAGCGCGATTATCACCGGTTGGGGATTTAATCAAATCAATTAAAAATCGTGAAGCTAAAGTAATTTTAGTTACTTTAAATGCTGAAAGTGAAGTAATTGAATTAGCTGATAAAACTTTTGTTGTTCATGGTAAAGAAAGTGATTTTACAGAGTCATCAATTTCTGGAACGACAGTGATGAAAACGTTTTTTGATGTATTGTATGTAAGATATGGATTATTGTATCCAAGAAGATAA
- a CDS encoding threonine aldolase family protein: MYSFTNDYSEGAHPKIMKALIETNDEQCAGYGLDKYCLEATRLLKRQLQNDNVDIHYLVGGTQTNAVFISSVLRPYQAVIAADSGHINVHETGAIEATGHKVLTRPHQDGKLTVAMIESIIEEHSDEHMVQPKMVYISQSTEYGSVYSLDELKDIATLCKKKELYLFVDGARLGSALALPDTPTFKDLADYSDAFYIGGTKMGALFGECLVIVNDSLKADFRYNMKQKGAMMAKGRLLGVQFKELFSNDLYLEIGKYENKMADILRAGLKDFEMMVPSQTNQVFPIMDDELIAKLQQDFSFNIMDRIDDHRHCIRLVTSWATPKEAVNSFVSKLSELLHNNL; encoded by the coding sequence ATGTATAGTTTTACTAATGATTATAGTGAAGGTGCTCATCCAAAAATAATGAAAGCCTTAATTGAAACAAATGATGAGCAATGTGCTGGTTATGGATTAGATAAATATTGTCTAGAGGCTACAAGATTGTTAAAAAGACAACTTCAAAATGATAATGTTGATATACACTATTTAGTTGGTGGAACACAAACTAATGCGGTATTTATTTCATCAGTATTGCGTCCATATCAGGCAGTGATTGCAGCAGATAGCGGGCATATTAACGTTCATGAAACCGGAGCAATTGAAGCTACGGGACATAAAGTTTTAACTAGACCTCACCAAGATGGTAAATTAACAGTAGCGATGATTGAAAGTATTATCGAAGAGCATTCGGATGAACATATGGTGCAACCAAAAATGGTATATATTTCACAATCAACAGAATATGGTTCTGTTTATAGTCTTGATGAATTAAAGGATATAGCTACTTTATGTAAGAAAAAAGAATTGTATTTATTTGTTGATGGAGCTCGATTAGGTAGTGCCTTGGCGCTACCCGATACACCTACATTTAAAGATTTAGCGGATTACAGCGATGCTTTCTATATTGGAGGAACAAAAATGGGAGCATTATTCGGTGAATGTCTAGTAATTGTTAATGATAGTCTGAAAGCGGATTTTAGATATAATATGAAACAAAAGGGGGCGATGATGGCTAAAGGTCGACTTTTAGGAGTCCAATTTAAAGAACTTTTTAGTAATGATCTATATTTAGAAATTGGAAAATATGAAAATAAGATGGCTGATATTTTACGAGCTGGTCTAAAAGATTTTGAAATGATGGTACCTTCACAAACTAATCAAGTATTTCCGATAATGGATGATGAGTTGATTGCTAAATTACAACAAGATTTTAGCTTTAATATCATGGATCGCATTGATGATCACCGCCATTGTATCCGTCTTGTTACTTCTTGGGCAACCCCTAAAGAAGCTGTTAATTCGTTCGTTAGTAAATTAAGCGAACTACTACATAATAACTTGTAA
- a CDS encoding alpha/beta hydrolase codes for MDKKGKKVVTSLAVLAGLASGAGALNAFANKTVKAMLYRHHKEDDKPSILETKYDAQSIYIKNHQGIRLRGVLIEAVDAKKTLVILHPFALEAKDMTLYVPFFKERYPDWNILLVDACAHGQSDGYIRGLGIKDVKDLVCWNEYLLKTYGKEHEIILYGKEAGANTILKAASKHLLKNVKAIISDGAYTSVYDILGYRMIKDYKVPKFPTMRLIRRKIKQEIKVNIKEDYAEMVKHNDIPTLYIHMKEDDFVPLSMVYPLYNANRGSKVLFVLKDERYLYELEETDEFRKTLANFITKYVN; via the coding sequence ATGGATAAAAAAGGAAAAAAAGTAGTTACCTCATTAGCAGTTTTAGCTGGGTTAGCATCCGGGGCTGGAGCTTTAAATGCCTTTGCTAATAAAACCGTTAAAGCAATGTTATACCGCCATCATAAAGAAGATGATAAACCAAGTATTTTAGAAACAAAATATGATGCGCAAAGCATTTATATAAAAAATCACCAAGGTATTAGATTAAGAGGTGTCCTTATTGAAGCAGTTGATGCGAAAAAAACTTTAGTAATCTTGCATCCATTTGCTCTGGAGGCTAAAGATATGACTTTATATGTACCGTTTTTTAAAGAACGATACCCTGATTGGAATATCTTATTAGTTGATGCTTGTGCCCATGGTCAAAGTGATGGATATATCCGTGGACTAGGTATTAAAGATGTAAAAGATCTTGTTTGCTGGAACGAATATTTGTTAAAAACATACGGAAAAGAGCATGAAATAATTTTATATGGTAAAGAAGCTGGTGCTAATACTATTTTAAAAGCAGCTAGTAAACATTTATTAAAAAATGTTAAAGCTATTATTAGTGATGGAGCCTATACAAGTGTGTATGATATTTTAGGCTATCGAATGATTAAGGATTATAAAGTACCAAAATTTCCAACAATGCGTTTAATTAGGCGTAAGATTAAACAGGAAATTAAAGTTAATATTAAAGAAGATTATGCTGAAATGGTCAAACATAATGATATTCCAACATTATATATCCACATGAAAGAAGATGATTTTGTACCATTAAGTATGGTCTATCCATTATATAATGCGAACCGTGGTAGCAAAGTATTATTTGTTTTAAAAGATGAACGTTATTTATATGAATTAGAAGAAACCGATGAATTTAGAAAGACATTAGCGAATTTCATTACTAAGTATGTAAATTAG
- a CDS encoding HU family DNA-binding protein, translating to MNKTELVEAIASSTEMTKTDVDKVVTAFVDVVTEALVKGDKVSLKGFGNFEVRERGERTGRNPRTGETMTIAASKAPAFKSSSALKNAVNK from the coding sequence ATGAACAAAACTGAATTAGTAGAAGCAATTGCTTCAAGTACAGAAATGACAAAAACTGATGTTGATAAAGTAGTAACTGCATTTGTAGACGTAGTTACTGAAGCTCTGGTAAAAGGAGATAAAGTATCTCTTAAAGGATTTGGTAACTTTGAAGTACGTGAAAGAGGAGAAAGAACTGGACGTAACCCAAGAACTGGTGAAACAATGACAATTGCTGCAAGCAAAGCTCCTGCATTCAAATCTAGTAGTGCATTAAAAAATGCCGTAAATAAATAA
- a CDS encoding diguanylate cyclase domain-containing protein: MDNKLKIGLLVDDSDNIFTTEIWRGASYAAGKLDVNLVVFFGGFVGSSNIYGNSRYEFQKNTTYKFSKTKDLDLLIISVSSIVHGNNRLKELFVKEFEGVPIVTLNHKFGNNSLVTFDNAKGIEDAVTSLIQEQQCRKIGMIAGPYENKGSDERLAAYKKTLKSHGIVIDEKRIIHTATFERGYPEYAKKLLDLNPDLDAIVCASDNLAFDAYQVLKERGIRIGEDVQVVGFDDVQEASKVNPPLATIRAEAAQLGFYAVMDGVLSLRGEIPAEFTTLVDVDFIKRDSAAKVGYLEERLYRQIVNYTKSDKDKIVNILMEYIFNNNHSIFIIEARKRVIDLVTFLVELHNDDLFEEKTYTKFSNLIQELIDLDSVEFIDLKRILKVIDVVSQRLSDYRNNLSIIHFNQKILQIIGMHYNTILSERTRISCEEKRLVNILSRGMLSVRNEYDNYNTIFECLKQLNIGNARLYLYEKPITSYMTQFTVLPNEVILKGSIINGKIIIPDDKILVKTDRIFSEKRLFSNCNEYVVNSVYSGTTQYGIFVCDLKYRDFVDLDFVSSQLGTVVNTINLVEKLDNLSKHDELTGLWNRRGFIDKVQGYMNINKGALIFVDLDGLKIINDTYGHEGGDEAIITGAKILKDAFDEFGVIGRIGGDEFAVFLPNQSDFALSEIDQLINDKTIYHNTLIKRNFKVELSYGISLFDQYQDLTVRELLDKADREMYCHKRNKKGNRRKKDVF; the protein is encoded by the coding sequence GTGGACAATAAATTAAAAATTGGCTTGCTGGTAGATGATAGCGATAATATCTTTACTACTGAAATTTGGCGGGGAGCGAGTTATGCAGCTGGAAAATTGGATGTTAATTTAGTTGTATTTTTTGGTGGATTTGTAGGAAGCTCAAACATCTACGGGAATTCAAGGTATGAGTTTCAAAAAAATACAACTTATAAATTTTCCAAGACAAAAGATTTAGATTTATTAATTATAAGTGTCTCAAGTATCGTTCATGGGAATAATCGTTTAAAAGAATTATTCGTAAAAGAATTTGAAGGTGTGCCAATTGTTACTTTAAACCATAAATTTGGAAATAATTCACTAGTAACATTTGATAATGCTAAAGGGATAGAGGATGCAGTAACTAGTTTAATTCAAGAACAGCAATGTCGTAAAATTGGGATGATTGCTGGTCCTTATGAAAATAAAGGGTCGGATGAGCGATTAGCTGCATATAAAAAAACATTAAAAAGTCACGGAATCGTCATTGACGAAAAAAGAATTATTCATACAGCAACATTTGAACGTGGTTATCCTGAATATGCCAAGAAATTATTGGATTTGAATCCTGATTTGGATGCTATTGTTTGTGCAAGTGATAATCTTGCCTTTGATGCGTATCAAGTTTTAAAAGAACGAGGGATTCGAATTGGTGAAGATGTTCAAGTAGTTGGTTTTGATGATGTTCAAGAAGCATCAAAAGTAAACCCGCCTCTAGCAACTATCCGTGCCGAAGCAGCACAGTTAGGATTTTATGCTGTCATGGATGGGGTTTTATCATTGCGAGGAGAAATTCCAGCTGAATTCACAACACTTGTCGATGTAGATTTTATTAAACGAGATTCGGCTGCTAAAGTGGGTTATTTAGAAGAACGATTATATCGTCAAATAGTTAATTATACAAAGAGCGACAAAGATAAAATCGTTAATATTTTAATGGAGTATATTTTTAATAATAACCACAGTATTTTTATTATTGAAGCCCGCAAACGCGTAATTGATTTAGTTACTTTTCTAGTTGAACTTCATAATGATGACTTATTCGAAGAAAAAACATATACAAAATTTTCAAATTTAATTCAAGAATTAATAGATTTAGATAGTGTTGAGTTTATTGATTTAAAAAGAATTTTAAAAGTTATTGATGTGGTTAGTCAGCGTCTTAGTGATTATCGTAATAATCTATCAATTATTCATTTCAATCAAAAAATCCTACAAATTATTGGCATGCATTATAATACTATTTTAAGTGAAAGAACAAGGATTTCTTGTGAAGAGAAACGGCTGGTTAATATTTTATCAAGAGGAATGCTCAGTGTTCGAAACGAGTATGATAACTACAATACTATTTTTGAATGTTTAAAGCAGCTGAATATTGGTAATGCAAGATTATATTTGTATGAAAAACCAATTACTAGTTATATGACACAATTTACAGTTTTACCCAATGAGGTTATTTTGAAAGGAAGTATAATTAATGGTAAGATTATTATTCCTGATGATAAAATTCTGGTTAAAACCGATCGAATATTTTCAGAAAAGAGATTGTTTAGTAATTGTAATGAATATGTTGTTAACTCAGTTTATTCTGGAACAACACAGTATGGAATATTTGTTTGTGATTTGAAATATCGTGATTTTGTAGATTTAGATTTTGTTTCTAGTCAATTAGGAACAGTTGTAAATACGATCAATTTAGTTGAGAAGTTAGATAATTTATCAAAACATGATGAGCTGACGGGGCTATGGAATCGCCGAGGTTTTATTGATAAAGTACAAGGATATATGAATATTAATAAAGGTGCATTGATTTTTGTGGATCTTGATGGTTTAAAAATTATCAATGATACTTATGGTCATGAAGGTGGTGATGAAGCAATTATCACGGGAGCTAAGATTCTTAAAGATGCTTTTGATGAATTTGGTGTAATTGGGCGTATTGGCGGTGATGAATTTGCAGTATTTTTACCAAATCAAAGTGATTTTGCTCTTTCAGAAATTGATCAATTAATAAATGATAAAACAATCTATCATAACACTTTAATAAAACGTAATTTTAAAGTAGAATTATCTTATGGAATTAGTCTTTTTGATCAATATCAAGATTTAACAGTTCGTGAACTCTTAGATAAAGCAGATCGGGAGATGTATTGCCATAAGCGTAATAAAAAAGGAAATAGGAGGAAAAAAGATGTATTTTAA